In the genome of uncultured Sphaerochaeta sp., the window GGCAATCTGATGTTGATAACCAATAAATTTGGCTTACCCGAACCTTACTACAAAAGCTGTCTGAAAGACAATCATCCGAGATTTGGCTGGGACACTTTTTCGGTCACTGAGCTGATGAAGGGGACCAAAGACATCATTCTCACCAGACGGCATTGGGAGGAGCTGGAACAAGATTGTGTGGATATGATCTGGACAGTCTTCGGGACAGCCGTCCACAGCGTCATGGAGGGCCATGAGAGCGAGAACGAGCTTGCTGAGGAAAGGATCTCAATGCTGGTCCCTTGCGGCGAGTATGGCGACATTAGGGTGTCTGGTGGCTTTGACCTCTACAACGGCGATACCAAGATTATCACCGACTACAAGACCACTGGTGTTTTCTCCTATCAGATGAAACTCCAGGAAGGAACCGAGAGCCATTGGGCCAAGCAGCTTCGCATTTACTGGCTGATTCTTGCCAAGGCTGGCTTCCCGGTCAAGGGTGTTCGCAACACCGTCTTCCTCAAGGACTGGAGCAAGACCAATGCAAAGCGGGACCGTTCCTATCCTCAGAAGCCGATTCTGAACATCGACTACGATTTCAGCGAGGTTTTCAGAAGTGATGTTGCCGCTGATATGATGGCTGACCTTTTTGCGAAAATCCAAGAAATCCTCTACTACAAGGACAAGCCGGAGGAAGAAATTCCCGATTGTTCCGCTGAGGAGCGCTGGGAGCGTGGCGAATGCTGGGCAGTGATGAAGAAGGGTCGCAAGTCAGCAATCAAGCGCCACGACTCCCAATTCAGTGCAGACCAGCACGCCGAGAATCTTGGAGCAGGTCACTATGTCGAGCATCGGCCGGGTGTCCCTGTGAAGTGTGCCGATTACTGCACCTGTGCCGAAAAGTGTTCGTTCTACAAGAAGTACATGGCTTCGCTTGAGGAAGGCCGGAAAGAAGAGGAGACCATCAATGAGTAGCAATATTTACCAAGCAATGGCTGAAGTCATGAAGGATGTTGAGGCAATCGGCAAGGACCAGCAGAACAAGCAACAGGGCTTCAAATTCCGTGGCATTGATGATGTCTACAATGCGGTCCATCCAATCTTTGCCAAGCATGGTGTGTTCACCGTTCCTACCGTTCTCAGTGAGAGGACGGAGGAAAGGCAGACTAGAAGCGGTGGAAACCTCATCTACCGCATCCTTACCATGAAGTACACTTTCTTTGCCTCCGATGGGTCCAGCGTTGAAGCTGTGGTCATTGGTGAGGGAATGGACAGCGGTGACAAGGGAGCCAACAAGGGTATGGCAATCGCTCACAAGTATGCCCTCCTCCAGACGCTCTGCATTCCTACCGAGGATATGGTTGATCCCGATTCAGAGGTGCCGGAATCGAGTACCAGGAAGCCTGATACAGGAAGGCCTGTGCAGCAGAACAGACCAGAGCCTTCAAGGAAGCCGGAAGGCAAGCCGTATGACCCTGCAACGGCATCCCTGCCTCAAGTGGCAAGCACGACCAAGGCAATCATGACTGATGTTAACCCTATCGTAAGAGGAGTATTCACGGTCAAGCGTGGCTGGAACCAGATTGTGGACCTCTGCTCTGGTGACAAGGAATTTGCAAAGGGCCTGTTCGCTCAGTTCGGTGCTGATTCATCCGACAAGATAACCTACGAGATTTACTTGGATGTGTTCAAGGCAATCAAGTCTCCCGGTGGTGAGGCTGGCCCGGAGTCGTTCGAGG includes:
- a CDS encoding ERF family protein; its protein translation is MSSNIYQAMAEVMKDVEAIGKDQQNKQQGFKFRGIDDVYNAVHPIFAKHGVFTVPTVLSERTEERQTRSGGNLIYRILTMKYTFFASDGSSVEAVVIGEGMDSGDKGANKGMAIAHKYALLQTLCIPTEDMVDPDSEVPESSTRKPDTGRPVQQNRPEPSRKPEGKPYDPATASLPQVASTTKAIMTDVNPIVRGVFTVKRGWNQIVDLCSGDKEFAKGLFAQFGADSSDKITYEIYLDVFKAIKSPGGEAGPESFEGDPLDDVPFGAIA